The following are encoded together in the Flavobacterium haoranii genome:
- a CDS encoding thioredoxin family protein, which yields MFQEIEQDNLQEIVKSNDIVLVQFSASWCGNCRIMKPKFKKLASENENVPFLVVDAEKFPESRKLAKVDNLPTFAAFKNGELVNQTQTNKLEVLTELVSEVI from the coding sequence ATGTTTCAAGAAATAGAACAAGATAATTTACAAGAAATTGTAAAGTCAAACGATATTGTATTGGTTCAATTTTCAGCTTCATGGTGTGGAAATTGCCGTATTATGAAACCAAAATTCAAAAAATTAGCTTCTGAAAATGAAAACGTACCATTCTTAGTAGTGGATGCAGAAAAATTTCCAGAATCTAGAAAATTAGCTAAAGTGGATAATTTACCAACTTTCGCTGCTTTCAAAAATGGAGAATTGGTTAACCAAACTCAAACTAATAAATTAGAAGTTTTAACTGAATTAGTTAGTGAAGTAATTTAA
- a CDS encoding peroxiredoxin, with translation MALVGKKFPNITVDAISEMGDNLRINVLEEAVNNKKKVLLFWYPKDFTFVCPTELHAFQAALGEFEKRNTTVIGASCDTNEVHFAWLNTAKDNGGIEGVTYPLLADTTRNLSAALDILDAEWVFDENLGEEILEGSNVTFRATYLIDEEGKIFHESVNDMPLGRNVNEYLRLIDAYTHVQTKGEVCPANWEEGKDAMNADRKSTAAYLASH, from the coding sequence ATGGCATTAGTAGGAAAAAAATTCCCAAACATTACAGTTGACGCTATCTCTGAAATGGGAGATAACTTAAGAATCAACGTTTTAGAAGAAGCAGTAAATAACAAGAAAAAAGTATTATTATTTTGGTATCCAAAAGACTTCACTTTTGTTTGTCCAACAGAATTACATGCTTTTCAAGCTGCTTTAGGTGAATTTGAAAAAAGAAACACAACAGTAATTGGAGCTTCTTGTGATACAAACGAAGTTCACTTTGCTTGGTTAAATACTGCAAAAGATAATGGTGGTATTGAAGGTGTAACTTATCCTTTATTAGCTGATACAACAAGAAACTTATCTGCAGCTTTAGACATTTTAGATGCTGAGTGGGTTTTTGATGAAAACTTAGGAGAAGAAATTCTTGAAGGATCTAACGTTACTTTCCGTGCAACTTACTTAATTGACGAAGAAGGTAAAATCTTCCACGAAAGTGTAAACGATATGCCATTAGGAAGAAACGTAAACGAGTACTTAAGATTAATTGATGCTTACACTCACGTTCAAACTAAAGGTGAAGTTTGTCCTGCAAACTGGGAAGAAGGTAAAGATGCAATGAACGCAGATAGAAAAAGTACTGCAGCTTATTTAGCTTCTCACTAA
- the nhaC gene encoding Na+/H+ antiporter NhaC — MSTKIHRNKELNIFEALIPVFALIGMLAFNVFVFGDEALGGSNQFVLLLGAAVAAIVGFFNKVSYKKMLDEVAENIKSTAGAILILLMVGSLAGTWLVSGIIPSMIYYGLQILSPAIFLPATLIICSVISIATGSSWTTSATVGIALIGIGGALGFDLGMVAGAVISGAYFGDKLSPMSDTTNLAPAMAGTDLFTHIKYMTLTTVPTYVITLIIFIILGLTVETHGTANTAALLEDIQKAFNISPWLFLVPVIVIGLIVKKTEPLIALLVGTLLGAIFALIFQPEIILMLSGAKELNFISGYKGIMNAITIESIIPTENETLKDLFKSGGMQKMLGTIWLILCAMVFGGIMDAIGALARISQTLLKLAHSTLGLFASTVGSCLALNITASDQYLAIVVPGKMFAKAYKDRGLAPENLSRTLEDSGTVTSVLIPWNTCGAYQSGALGVSTFDYLPYAFFNIISPFMTLIYAAFNIKIRQIIDNVNE; from the coding sequence TTTGTTTTTGGAGATGAAGCCTTAGGTGGAAGTAATCAATTTGTTTTATTACTTGGAGCTGCAGTAGCCGCTATTGTAGGATTTTTTAATAAAGTTTCTTATAAAAAAATGCTCGATGAAGTTGCTGAAAATATCAAGTCTACAGCAGGAGCAATTTTAATATTATTAATGGTAGGTTCTTTAGCCGGAACTTGGTTAGTAAGCGGAATTATTCCTTCAATGATCTATTATGGATTACAAATTTTAAGTCCAGCTATATTTTTACCAGCAACTTTAATTATATGTTCGGTTATTTCAATTGCAACTGGTAGTTCTTGGACAACTTCTGCAACTGTGGGTATTGCTTTAATAGGAATTGGTGGTGCTTTAGGATTTGATTTAGGTATGGTAGCTGGTGCAGTAATTTCAGGTGCTTACTTTGGAGACAAATTATCACCAATGTCTGACACAACGAATCTTGCGCCTGCAATGGCAGGAACCGATTTATTCACTCATATTAAATACATGACTTTAACAACAGTTCCTACTTATGTAATAACATTAATTATTTTTATTATTTTAGGTTTAACAGTTGAAACTCATGGAACAGCAAACACAGCAGCTTTATTAGAAGACATTCAAAAAGCTTTTAATATTTCTCCTTGGCTATTTTTAGTTCCAGTTATTGTTATTGGTTTAATCGTTAAAAAGACTGAGCCTTTAATTGCATTGTTAGTTGGTACATTACTAGGTGCTATTTTTGCTTTAATTTTTCAACCAGAAATTATTTTAATGTTGTCTGGCGCAAAAGAACTAAACTTTATTTCAGGATATAAAGGTATAATGAATGCTATTACAATTGAATCTATTATACCAACAGAAAATGAAACTTTAAAGGATTTATTTAAATCTGGAGGAATGCAAAAAATGTTAGGAACCATTTGGTTAATTCTTTGCGCAATGGTTTTTGGTGGAATTATGGATGCTATCGGAGCATTAGCTAGAATCAGTCAAACATTATTAAAATTGGCACACTCTACTTTAGGTTTATTTGCTTCAACAGTAGGAAGTTGTTTAGCTTTAAACATTACAGCTTCAGATCAGTATTTAGCAATTGTTGTTCCTGGAAAAATGTTTGCAAAAGCATATAAAGACCGTGGTTTAGCTCCTGAAAACTTAAGTAGAACATTAGAAGACTCAGGAACGGTAACTTCTGTTTTAATTCCTTGGAATACTTGTGGAGCGTATCAATCGGGAGCGCTTGGCGTTAGTACTTTTGACTATTTACCTTATGCTTTCTTCAACATTATTAGTCCGTTTATGACATTAATTTATGCGGCATTTAACATTAAAATACGTCAAATTATTGACAATGTTAACGAATAG
- a CDS encoding DUF6952 family protein codes for MKLPVIKQLTQFIEDNDQDYLVEAIEVLENLTEVSSLKDEELDVIGELISNMYGALEVNKAIKEGVDKKTALNNFMQRVLGSIDKE; via the coding sequence ATGAAATTACCTGTAATTAAACAATTAACTCAGTTTATTGAAGATAACGACCAAGATTACTTAGTTGAAGCTATTGAAGTTTTAGAAAATTTAACTGAAGTTTCTTCTTTAAAAGACGAAGAGTTAGATGTAATAGGCGAATTGATTTCGAATATGTACGGAGCTTTAGAAGTAAATAAAGCAATAAAAGAAGGAGTTGATAAAAAAACCGCTTTAAATAACTTTATGCAGCGTGTTTTAGGTTCAATAGATAA